The Oryzias melastigma strain HK-1 linkage group LG3, ASM292280v2, whole genome shotgun sequence genome contains a region encoding:
- the mtss1lb gene encoding protein MTSS 2 isoform X4 — protein sequence MEDFPSAHTENSLKMQNKKCSYPVWEDFSAKATKLHSQLRTTVLAAVAFLDAFQKVADMATNTRGATRDIGSALTRMCMRHRSIEAKLRQFTNALMESLIAPLQDKIEDWKKTANQLDKDHAKEYKRSRHEIKKKSSDTMKLQKKARKELQGRGDLQPQLDSAVQDVTDMCLLMEEMEKQAVRRALVEERGRFCTFIGFLQPVVNGEIAMLGEITHLQAIIDDLTVLTTDPHKLPPASEQVIKDLKGSDYSWSYQTPPSSPSSSGSRKSSMCSSAHSSASRSSGGGVSSGVGGGGGSQPHSPTSSSSSYRHRSSLPLQPPPPGGIAAHRLSSVSSHDSGFVSQDANIYSKPPSPMPSDITSQKSSSSASSEASETCQSVSECSSPTTFGSSFATFRPALSHSGSTRPFSVILPVPASPPFNRPPGSSSSSPTSKVPMWKDWSKAAQYEPPAAAAPVQRRKEPVERPRESEGSPGSQGYAGAAHPEDVQRPRMTPATIAAKHGEEVSPAASDLAMVLTRGLSMEQQKSSRDSLQYSSGYSTETTTPSCSEDTIPSQTGSDYDCYSVNGDTDGPDGQTEFDKSSTIPRHSNIAQNYRRMIQTKRPASTAGLPSGVLGPGSHGIPGQSGGAGTPGTATIRRTPSTKPGVRRTLSSAGPIPIRPPIVPVKTPTVPADSPGAGGAHAGGVPVRVGSEECVFFTGVEDTQGGFDYVKASPKRLSLPNTAWGSGAALEVYAQQHGGLAMAAGSGSEEEQMIAANRHSLVEKIGELVASAHALGEGQFPFPALPDDPAPAGTAPSDAQTGTEGVEGSGDMLTTIRRGVRLRKTVSNDRSAPRIL from the exons GGGCAACCAGAGACATCGGCTCGGCGCTGACCAGGATGTGCATGAGGCATCGCAGCATCGAGGCCAAGCTTCGCCAGTTCACCAA TGCGCTGATGGAAAGCCTCATCGCTCCTCTCCAGGACAAGATTGAGGACTGGAAGAAGACGGCCAATCAGCTGGACAAGGATCACGCCAAAG AGTACAAGAGGTCACGCCACGAGATCAAGAAGAAGTCATCCGACACCATGAAACTGCAGAAGAAAGCTCGCAAAG AGCTGCAGG GCCGAGGCGACCTGCAGCCCCAGCTGGACAGCGCCGTGCAGGATGTGACCGACATGTGTCTGCTGATGGAGGAGATGGAGAAGCAGGCGGTGCGGCGCGCTCTGGTGGAGGAGAGGGGTCGCTTCTGCACCTTCATCGGCTTCCTGCAGCCTGTGGTG AATGGAGAGATCGCCATGCTGGGTGAGATCACTCACCTGCAGGCCATCATCGATGACCTCACCGTTCTGACCACCGATCCACACAAACTGCCTCCTGCCAGCGAACAG GTCATTAAAGATCTGAAGGGGTCAGACTACAGCTGGTCCTATCAGACGCCGCCATCGTCCCCGAGCAGCTCCGGTTCACGCAAGAGCAGCATGTGCAG cagcgcCCACAGCAGCGCCTCCCGGTCATCAGGGGGAGGTGTCAGTTCTGGTGTCGGAGGTGGAGGCGGCTCCCAGCCACACtctcccacctcctcctcctcctcctatcGCCACCGCAGCAGCCTGCCCCTGCAGCCTCCCCCTCCGGGGGGCATCGCCGCCCACCGCCTCAGCAGCGTCTCCTCCCACGACTCCGGTTTTGTGTCCCAGGACGCCAACATCTACTCCAAGCCTCCCTCACCGATGCCGTCAGACATAACCAGCCAG aaatccTCCAGCTCAGCTTCCTCAGAGGCGTCAGAAACGTGCCAGTCTGTCAGTGAATGCAGCTCCCCCACCACT TTTGGCTCGTCCTTTGCTACCTTCCGCCCCGCTCTCTCTCACTCTGGCTCCACCCGGCCTTTCTCTGTCATTCTCCCTGTTCCTGCGTCCCCACCCTTTAACCGCCCCCCCGGATCAAGCTCTTCCTCTCCCACATCAAAGGTTCCCATGTGGAAG GATTGGTCCAAAGCAGCTCAGTATGAGCCGCCTGCGGCTGCTGCACCCGTTCAGAGGAGGAAAGAGCCGGTGGAGAGGCCACGGGAGAGCGAGGGATCACCGGGTTCCCAGGGGTACGCCGGAGCTGCACACCCCGAAGACGTGCAGAGGCCCAGAATGACGCCGGCTACAATCGCTGCCAAG CATGGCGAGGAGGTTTCTCCGGCGGCCAGCGACCTGGCCATGGTGCTGACCAGAGGACTGAGCATGGAGCAGCAGAAGAGCAGCAGAGACTCGCTGCAGTACTCCAGCGGCTACAGCACCGAGACCACGACCCCATCCTGCTCCGAGGACACCATCCCTTCACAGA CAGGTTCCGATTACGACTGCTACTCTGTGAACGGCGACACCGACGGTCCTGACGGACAGACGGAGTTCGACAAGTCCTCCACCATTCCACGCCACTCCAACATAGCCCAGAACTACCGTCGGATGATCCAGACCAAACGGCCCGCCAGCACCGCCGGCTTGCCCAGTGGGGTTCTGGGTCCGGGATCTCATGGAATACCGGGACAATCCGGAGGAGCAGGGACTCCCGGCACCGCCACCATCCGCCGAACGCCGTCCACCAAACCGGGAGTCAGGCGCACGCTGTCCAGCGCTGGTCCCATACCCATTCGACCACCCATCGTGCCTGTTAAAACACCCACCGTTCCCGCAGACTCGCCCGGCGCGGGCGGGGCCCACGCAGGCGGCGTGCCGGTTCGCGTCGGCAGCGAGGAGTGCGTGTTCTTCACTGGAGTCGAGGACACCCAAGGGGGCTTCGACTACGTCAAGGCCTCGCCCAAGCGCCTCAGCCTGCCTAACACCGCCTGGGGGTCGGGAGCAGCCTTAGAGGTCTACGCCCAGCAGCACGGGGGGCTCGCCATGGCGGCGGGCTCCGGATCGGAGGAGGAGCAGATGATCGCGGCCAATCGGCACAGCTTGGTGGAGAAGATCGGCGAGCTGGTGGCCAGCGCGCACGCCCTCGGCGAAGGGCAGTTCCCCTTTCCCGCCCTCCCGGACGACCCCGCCCCTGCAGGGACTGCCCCCTCTGACGCTCAGACAGGGACCGAGGGGGTGGAGGGGTCCGGTGACATGCTGACTACTATCAGAAGAGGAGTCCGGCTTCGCAAAACGGTCTCCAACGACCGCTCGGCTCCTCGCATTTTGTGA
- the mtss1lb gene encoding protein MTSS 2 isoform X1: MVDLANMETVEKECGALGGLFQAIVNDMKCSYPVWEDFSAKATKLHSQLRTTVLAAVAFLDAFQKVADMATNTRGATRDIGSALTRMCMRHRSIEAKLRQFTNALMESLIAPLQDKIEDWKKTANQLDKDHAKEYKRSRHEIKKKSSDTMKLQKKARKELQGRGDLQPQLDSAVQDVTDMCLLMEEMEKQAVRRALVEERGRFCTFIGFLQPVVNGEIAMLGEITHLQAIIDDLTVLTTDPHKLPPASEQVIKDLKGSDYSWSYQTPPSSPSSSGSRKSSMCSSAHSSASRSSGGGVSSGVGGGGGSQPHSPTSSSSSYRHRSSLPLQPPPPGGIAAHRLSSVSSHDSGFVSQDANIYSKPPSPMPSDITSQKSSSSASSEASETCQSVSECSSPTTFGSSFATFRPALSHSGSTRPFSVILPVPASPPFNRPPGSSSSSPTSKVPMWKDWSKAAQYEPPAAAAPVQRRKEPVERPRESEGSPGSQGYAGAAHPEDVQRPRMTPATIAAKHGEEVSPAASDLAMVLTRGLSMEQQKSSRDSLQYSSGYSTETTTPSCSEDTIPSQTGSDYDCYSVNGDTDGPDGQTEFDKSSTIPRHSNIAQNYRRMIQTKRPASTAGLPSGVLGPGSHGIPGQSGGAGTPGTATIRRTPSTKPGVRRTLSSAGPIPIRPPIVPVKTPTVPADSPGAGGAHAGGVPVRVGSEECVFFTGVEDTQGGFDYVKASPKRLSLPNTAWGSGAALEVYAQQHGGLAMAAGSGSEEEQMIAANRHSLVEKIGELVASAHALGEGQFPFPALPDDPAPAGTAPSDAQTGTEGVEGSGDMLTTIRRGVRLRKTVSNDRSAPRIL; the protein is encoded by the exons GGGCAACCAGAGACATCGGCTCGGCGCTGACCAGGATGTGCATGAGGCATCGCAGCATCGAGGCCAAGCTTCGCCAGTTCACCAA TGCGCTGATGGAAAGCCTCATCGCTCCTCTCCAGGACAAGATTGAGGACTGGAAGAAGACGGCCAATCAGCTGGACAAGGATCACGCCAAAG AGTACAAGAGGTCACGCCACGAGATCAAGAAGAAGTCATCCGACACCATGAAACTGCAGAAGAAAGCTCGCAAAG AGCTGCAGG GCCGAGGCGACCTGCAGCCCCAGCTGGACAGCGCCGTGCAGGATGTGACCGACATGTGTCTGCTGATGGAGGAGATGGAGAAGCAGGCGGTGCGGCGCGCTCTGGTGGAGGAGAGGGGTCGCTTCTGCACCTTCATCGGCTTCCTGCAGCCTGTGGTG AATGGAGAGATCGCCATGCTGGGTGAGATCACTCACCTGCAGGCCATCATCGATGACCTCACCGTTCTGACCACCGATCCACACAAACTGCCTCCTGCCAGCGAACAG GTCATTAAAGATCTGAAGGGGTCAGACTACAGCTGGTCCTATCAGACGCCGCCATCGTCCCCGAGCAGCTCCGGTTCACGCAAGAGCAGCATGTGCAG cagcgcCCACAGCAGCGCCTCCCGGTCATCAGGGGGAGGTGTCAGTTCTGGTGTCGGAGGTGGAGGCGGCTCCCAGCCACACtctcccacctcctcctcctcctcctatcGCCACCGCAGCAGCCTGCCCCTGCAGCCTCCCCCTCCGGGGGGCATCGCCGCCCACCGCCTCAGCAGCGTCTCCTCCCACGACTCCGGTTTTGTGTCCCAGGACGCCAACATCTACTCCAAGCCTCCCTCACCGATGCCGTCAGACATAACCAGCCAG aaatccTCCAGCTCAGCTTCCTCAGAGGCGTCAGAAACGTGCCAGTCTGTCAGTGAATGCAGCTCCCCCACCACT TTTGGCTCGTCCTTTGCTACCTTCCGCCCCGCTCTCTCTCACTCTGGCTCCACCCGGCCTTTCTCTGTCATTCTCCCTGTTCCTGCGTCCCCACCCTTTAACCGCCCCCCCGGATCAAGCTCTTCCTCTCCCACATCAAAGGTTCCCATGTGGAAG GATTGGTCCAAAGCAGCTCAGTATGAGCCGCCTGCGGCTGCTGCACCCGTTCAGAGGAGGAAAGAGCCGGTGGAGAGGCCACGGGAGAGCGAGGGATCACCGGGTTCCCAGGGGTACGCCGGAGCTGCACACCCCGAAGACGTGCAGAGGCCCAGAATGACGCCGGCTACAATCGCTGCCAAG CATGGCGAGGAGGTTTCTCCGGCGGCCAGCGACCTGGCCATGGTGCTGACCAGAGGACTGAGCATGGAGCAGCAGAAGAGCAGCAGAGACTCGCTGCAGTACTCCAGCGGCTACAGCACCGAGACCACGACCCCATCCTGCTCCGAGGACACCATCCCTTCACAGA CAGGTTCCGATTACGACTGCTACTCTGTGAACGGCGACACCGACGGTCCTGACGGACAGACGGAGTTCGACAAGTCCTCCACCATTCCACGCCACTCCAACATAGCCCAGAACTACCGTCGGATGATCCAGACCAAACGGCCCGCCAGCACCGCCGGCTTGCCCAGTGGGGTTCTGGGTCCGGGATCTCATGGAATACCGGGACAATCCGGAGGAGCAGGGACTCCCGGCACCGCCACCATCCGCCGAACGCCGTCCACCAAACCGGGAGTCAGGCGCACGCTGTCCAGCGCTGGTCCCATACCCATTCGACCACCCATCGTGCCTGTTAAAACACCCACCGTTCCCGCAGACTCGCCCGGCGCGGGCGGGGCCCACGCAGGCGGCGTGCCGGTTCGCGTCGGCAGCGAGGAGTGCGTGTTCTTCACTGGAGTCGAGGACACCCAAGGGGGCTTCGACTACGTCAAGGCCTCGCCCAAGCGCCTCAGCCTGCCTAACACCGCCTGGGGGTCGGGAGCAGCCTTAGAGGTCTACGCCCAGCAGCACGGGGGGCTCGCCATGGCGGCGGGCTCCGGATCGGAGGAGGAGCAGATGATCGCGGCCAATCGGCACAGCTTGGTGGAGAAGATCGGCGAGCTGGTGGCCAGCGCGCACGCCCTCGGCGAAGGGCAGTTCCCCTTTCCCGCCCTCCCGGACGACCCCGCCCCTGCAGGGACTGCCCCCTCTGACGCTCAGACAGGGACCGAGGGGGTGGAGGGGTCCGGTGACATGCTGACTACTATCAGAAGAGGAGTCCGGCTTCGCAAAACGGTCTCCAACGACCGCTCGGCTCCTCGCATTTTGTGA
- the mtss1lb gene encoding protein MTSS 2 isoform X2, whose translation MVDLANMETVEKECGALGGLFQAIVNDMKCSYPVWEDFSAKATKLHSQLRTTVLAAVAFLDAFQKVADMATNTRGATRDIGSALTRMCMRHRSIEAKLRQFTNALMESLIAPLQDKIEDWKKTANQLDKDHAKEYKRSRHEIKKKSSDTMKLQKKARKELQGRGDLQPQLDSAVQDVTDMCLLMEEMEKQAVRRALVEERGRFCTFIGFLQPVVNGEIAMLGEITHLQAIIDDLTVLTTDPHKLPPASEQVIKDLKGSDYSWSYQTPPSSPSSSGSRKSSMCSSAHSSASRSSGGGVSSGVGGGGGSQPHSPTSSSSSYRHRSSLPLQPPPPGGIAAHRLSSVSSHDSGFVSQDANIYSKPPSPMPSDITSQKSSSSASSEASETCQSVSECSSPTTFGSSFATFRPALSHSGSTRPFSVILPVPASPPFNRPPGSSSSSPTSKVPMWKDWSKAAQYEPPAAAAPVQRRKEPVERPRESEGSPGSQGYAGAAHPEDVQRPRMTPATIAAKHGEEVSPAASDLAMVLTRGLSMEQQKSSRDSLQYSSGYSTETTTPSCSEDTIPSQSSDYDCYSVNGDTDGPDGQTEFDKSSTIPRHSNIAQNYRRMIQTKRPASTAGLPSGVLGPGSHGIPGQSGGAGTPGTATIRRTPSTKPGVRRTLSSAGPIPIRPPIVPVKTPTVPADSPGAGGAHAGGVPVRVGSEECVFFTGVEDTQGGFDYVKASPKRLSLPNTAWGSGAALEVYAQQHGGLAMAAGSGSEEEQMIAANRHSLVEKIGELVASAHALGEGQFPFPALPDDPAPAGTAPSDAQTGTEGVEGSGDMLTTIRRGVRLRKTVSNDRSAPRIL comes from the exons GGGCAACCAGAGACATCGGCTCGGCGCTGACCAGGATGTGCATGAGGCATCGCAGCATCGAGGCCAAGCTTCGCCAGTTCACCAA TGCGCTGATGGAAAGCCTCATCGCTCCTCTCCAGGACAAGATTGAGGACTGGAAGAAGACGGCCAATCAGCTGGACAAGGATCACGCCAAAG AGTACAAGAGGTCACGCCACGAGATCAAGAAGAAGTCATCCGACACCATGAAACTGCAGAAGAAAGCTCGCAAAG AGCTGCAGG GCCGAGGCGACCTGCAGCCCCAGCTGGACAGCGCCGTGCAGGATGTGACCGACATGTGTCTGCTGATGGAGGAGATGGAGAAGCAGGCGGTGCGGCGCGCTCTGGTGGAGGAGAGGGGTCGCTTCTGCACCTTCATCGGCTTCCTGCAGCCTGTGGTG AATGGAGAGATCGCCATGCTGGGTGAGATCACTCACCTGCAGGCCATCATCGATGACCTCACCGTTCTGACCACCGATCCACACAAACTGCCTCCTGCCAGCGAACAG GTCATTAAAGATCTGAAGGGGTCAGACTACAGCTGGTCCTATCAGACGCCGCCATCGTCCCCGAGCAGCTCCGGTTCACGCAAGAGCAGCATGTGCAG cagcgcCCACAGCAGCGCCTCCCGGTCATCAGGGGGAGGTGTCAGTTCTGGTGTCGGAGGTGGAGGCGGCTCCCAGCCACACtctcccacctcctcctcctcctcctatcGCCACCGCAGCAGCCTGCCCCTGCAGCCTCCCCCTCCGGGGGGCATCGCCGCCCACCGCCTCAGCAGCGTCTCCTCCCACGACTCCGGTTTTGTGTCCCAGGACGCCAACATCTACTCCAAGCCTCCCTCACCGATGCCGTCAGACATAACCAGCCAG aaatccTCCAGCTCAGCTTCCTCAGAGGCGTCAGAAACGTGCCAGTCTGTCAGTGAATGCAGCTCCCCCACCACT TTTGGCTCGTCCTTTGCTACCTTCCGCCCCGCTCTCTCTCACTCTGGCTCCACCCGGCCTTTCTCTGTCATTCTCCCTGTTCCTGCGTCCCCACCCTTTAACCGCCCCCCCGGATCAAGCTCTTCCTCTCCCACATCAAAGGTTCCCATGTGGAAG GATTGGTCCAAAGCAGCTCAGTATGAGCCGCCTGCGGCTGCTGCACCCGTTCAGAGGAGGAAAGAGCCGGTGGAGAGGCCACGGGAGAGCGAGGGATCACCGGGTTCCCAGGGGTACGCCGGAGCTGCACACCCCGAAGACGTGCAGAGGCCCAGAATGACGCCGGCTACAATCGCTGCCAAG CATGGCGAGGAGGTTTCTCCGGCGGCCAGCGACCTGGCCATGGTGCTGACCAGAGGACTGAGCATGGAGCAGCAGAAGAGCAGCAGAGACTCGCTGCAGTACTCCAGCGGCTACAGCACCGAGACCACGACCCCATCCTGCTCCGAGGACACCATCCCTTCACAGA GTTCCGATTACGACTGCTACTCTGTGAACGGCGACACCGACGGTCCTGACGGACAGACGGAGTTCGACAAGTCCTCCACCATTCCACGCCACTCCAACATAGCCCAGAACTACCGTCGGATGATCCAGACCAAACGGCCCGCCAGCACCGCCGGCTTGCCCAGTGGGGTTCTGGGTCCGGGATCTCATGGAATACCGGGACAATCCGGAGGAGCAGGGACTCCCGGCACCGCCACCATCCGCCGAACGCCGTCCACCAAACCGGGAGTCAGGCGCACGCTGTCCAGCGCTGGTCCCATACCCATTCGACCACCCATCGTGCCTGTTAAAACACCCACCGTTCCCGCAGACTCGCCCGGCGCGGGCGGGGCCCACGCAGGCGGCGTGCCGGTTCGCGTCGGCAGCGAGGAGTGCGTGTTCTTCACTGGAGTCGAGGACACCCAAGGGGGCTTCGACTACGTCAAGGCCTCGCCCAAGCGCCTCAGCCTGCCTAACACCGCCTGGGGGTCGGGAGCAGCCTTAGAGGTCTACGCCCAGCAGCACGGGGGGCTCGCCATGGCGGCGGGCTCCGGATCGGAGGAGGAGCAGATGATCGCGGCCAATCGGCACAGCTTGGTGGAGAAGATCGGCGAGCTGGTGGCCAGCGCGCACGCCCTCGGCGAAGGGCAGTTCCCCTTTCCCGCCCTCCCGGACGACCCCGCCCCTGCAGGGACTGCCCCCTCTGACGCTCAGACAGGGACCGAGGGGGTGGAGGGGTCCGGTGACATGCTGACTACTATCAGAAGAGGAGTCCGGCTTCGCAAAACGGTCTCCAACGACCGCTCGGCTCCTCGCATTTTGTGA
- the mtss1lb gene encoding protein MTSS 2 isoform X7 has product MVDLANMETVEKECGALGGLFQAIVNDMKCSYPVWEDFSAKATKLHSQLRTTVLAAVAFLDAFQKVADMATNTRGATRDIGSALTRMCMRHRSIEAKLRQFTNALMESLIAPLQDKIEDWKKTANQLDKDHAKEYKRSRHEIKKKSSDTMKLQKKARKGRGDLQPQLDSAVQDVTDMCLLMEEMEKQAVRRALVEERGRFCTFIGFLQPVVNGEIAMLGEITHLQAIIDDLTVLTTDPHKLPPASEQVIKDLKGSDYSWSYQTPPSSPSSSGSRKSSMCSSAHSSASRSSGGGVSSGVGGGGGSQPHSPTSSSSSYRHRSSLPLQPPPPGGIAAHRLSSVSSHDSGFVSQDANIYSKPPSPMPSDITSQKSSSSASSEASETCQSVSECSSPTTDWSKAAQYEPPAAAAPVQRRKEPVERPRESEGSPGSQGYAGAAHPEDVQRPRMTPATIAAKHGEEVSPAASDLAMVLTRGLSMEQQKSSRDSLQYSSGYSTETTTPSCSEDTIPSQSSDYDCYSVNGDTDGPDGQTEFDKSSTIPRHSNIAQNYRRMIQTKRPASTAGLPSGVLGPGSHGIPGQSGGAGTPGTATIRRTPSTKPGVRRTLSSAGPIPIRPPIVPVKTPTVPADSPGAGGAHAGGVPVRVGSEECVFFTGVEDTQGGFDYVKASPKRLSLPNTAWGSGAALEVYAQQHGGLAMAAGSGSEEEQMIAANRHSLVEKIGELVASAHALGEGQFPFPALPDDPAPAGTAPSDAQTGTEGVEGSGDMLTTIRRGVRLRKTVSNDRSAPRIL; this is encoded by the exons GGGCAACCAGAGACATCGGCTCGGCGCTGACCAGGATGTGCATGAGGCATCGCAGCATCGAGGCCAAGCTTCGCCAGTTCACCAA TGCGCTGATGGAAAGCCTCATCGCTCCTCTCCAGGACAAGATTGAGGACTGGAAGAAGACGGCCAATCAGCTGGACAAGGATCACGCCAAAG AGTACAAGAGGTCACGCCACGAGATCAAGAAGAAGTCATCCGACACCATGAAACTGCAGAAGAAAGCTCGCAAAG GCCGAGGCGACCTGCAGCCCCAGCTGGACAGCGCCGTGCAGGATGTGACCGACATGTGTCTGCTGATGGAGGAGATGGAGAAGCAGGCGGTGCGGCGCGCTCTGGTGGAGGAGAGGGGTCGCTTCTGCACCTTCATCGGCTTCCTGCAGCCTGTGGTG AATGGAGAGATCGCCATGCTGGGTGAGATCACTCACCTGCAGGCCATCATCGATGACCTCACCGTTCTGACCACCGATCCACACAAACTGCCTCCTGCCAGCGAACAG GTCATTAAAGATCTGAAGGGGTCAGACTACAGCTGGTCCTATCAGACGCCGCCATCGTCCCCGAGCAGCTCCGGTTCACGCAAGAGCAGCATGTGCAG cagcgcCCACAGCAGCGCCTCCCGGTCATCAGGGGGAGGTGTCAGTTCTGGTGTCGGAGGTGGAGGCGGCTCCCAGCCACACtctcccacctcctcctcctcctcctatcGCCACCGCAGCAGCCTGCCCCTGCAGCCTCCCCCTCCGGGGGGCATCGCCGCCCACCGCCTCAGCAGCGTCTCCTCCCACGACTCCGGTTTTGTGTCCCAGGACGCCAACATCTACTCCAAGCCTCCCTCACCGATGCCGTCAGACATAACCAGCCAG aaatccTCCAGCTCAGCTTCCTCAGAGGCGTCAGAAACGTGCCAGTCTGTCAGTGAATGCAGCTCCCCCACCACT GATTGGTCCAAAGCAGCTCAGTATGAGCCGCCTGCGGCTGCTGCACCCGTTCAGAGGAGGAAAGAGCCGGTGGAGAGGCCACGGGAGAGCGAGGGATCACCGGGTTCCCAGGGGTACGCCGGAGCTGCACACCCCGAAGACGTGCAGAGGCCCAGAATGACGCCGGCTACAATCGCTGCCAAG CATGGCGAGGAGGTTTCTCCGGCGGCCAGCGACCTGGCCATGGTGCTGACCAGAGGACTGAGCATGGAGCAGCAGAAGAGCAGCAGAGACTCGCTGCAGTACTCCAGCGGCTACAGCACCGAGACCACGACCCCATCCTGCTCCGAGGACACCATCCCTTCACAGA GTTCCGATTACGACTGCTACTCTGTGAACGGCGACACCGACGGTCCTGACGGACAGACGGAGTTCGACAAGTCCTCCACCATTCCACGCCACTCCAACATAGCCCAGAACTACCGTCGGATGATCCAGACCAAACGGCCCGCCAGCACCGCCGGCTTGCCCAGTGGGGTTCTGGGTCCGGGATCTCATGGAATACCGGGACAATCCGGAGGAGCAGGGACTCCCGGCACCGCCACCATCCGCCGAACGCCGTCCACCAAACCGGGAGTCAGGCGCACGCTGTCCAGCGCTGGTCCCATACCCATTCGACCACCCATCGTGCCTGTTAAAACACCCACCGTTCCCGCAGACTCGCCCGGCGCGGGCGGGGCCCACGCAGGCGGCGTGCCGGTTCGCGTCGGCAGCGAGGAGTGCGTGTTCTTCACTGGAGTCGAGGACACCCAAGGGGGCTTCGACTACGTCAAGGCCTCGCCCAAGCGCCTCAGCCTGCCTAACACCGCCTGGGGGTCGGGAGCAGCCTTAGAGGTCTACGCCCAGCAGCACGGGGGGCTCGCCATGGCGGCGGGCTCCGGATCGGAGGAGGAGCAGATGATCGCGGCCAATCGGCACAGCTTGGTGGAGAAGATCGGCGAGCTGGTGGCCAGCGCGCACGCCCTCGGCGAAGGGCAGTTCCCCTTTCCCGCCCTCCCGGACGACCCCGCCCCTGCAGGGACTGCCCCCTCTGACGCTCAGACAGGGACCGAGGGGGTGGAGGGGTCCGGTGACATGCTGACTACTATCAGAAGAGGAGTCCGGCTTCGCAAAACGGTCTCCAACGACCGCTCGGCTCCTCGCATTTTGTGA